The Stigmatopora argus isolate UIUO_Sarg chromosome 16, RoL_Sarg_1.0, whole genome shotgun sequence genome has a window encoding:
- the LOC144090489 gene encoding non-selective voltage-gated ion channel VDAC3 isoform X2, translating to MMTWEKMPRTSLAKAMEFNTSGSSNTNSGKASGSLQTKYKMQDLGLSINQKWNTDNTLATQIMLEDQLTQGLKVALDTSFVPNTGKKGGKLKTGYKRDYFNVSCDMDFEGPAIHATAVLGYEGWLAGYQMAFDTAKSKLAQNNFALGYKAGDFQLHTNVNNGTEFGGSIYQKVNEELETAVTLAWTAGSNNTRFGIAVKYKVDTNTSVSAKVNNASLIGVGYTQSLRPGIKVTLSALIDGKNFNAGGHKVGIGFELEV from the exons GAGTTCAATACCTCGGGCTCCAGCAACACCAACTCGGGCAAAGCGTCGGGCAGTCTGCAGACTAAATACAAGATGCAGGATTTAGGCCTCAGCATTAACCAGAAGTGGAACACCGATAACACACTTGCCACCCAGATTATGCTGGAGGACCAG TTGACTCAAGGCCTGAAAGTGGCTTTGGACACATCTTTTGTTCCGAACACTGG CAAGAAAGGCGGCAAACTGAAGACAGGCTACAAGCGTGACTATTTCAATGTGAGCTGCGACATGGACTTTGAGGGTCCGGCGATCCACGCCACCGCCGTGCTGGGCTATGAGGGATGGCTGGCCGGCTACCAGATGGCTTTCGACACAGCCAAGTCAAAACTGGCGCAGAACAACTTTGCTTTGGGTTACAAGGCCGGAGACTTCCAGCTGCACACCAACGT AAACAATGGAACCGAGTTTGGTGGCTCCATCTACCAAAAAGTCAACGAGGAGTTAGAAACGGCTGTCACCTTGGCCTGGACGGCAGGCAGCAACAACACCCGCTTTGGCATCGCTGTCAAATACAAAGTGGACACCAATACTTCTGTGTCG GCCAAAGTCAACAACGCCAGCCTTATTGGGGTGGGATACACTCAGAGCCTCCGACCAG GAATTAAGGTCACGCTGTCGGCGCTCATTGACGGAAAGAACTTCAACGCCGGCGGTCACAAGGTTGGCATAGGATTCGAATTAGAGGTGTAG
- the tor4aa gene encoding torsin-4A isoform X3 — MVQEQMTYEEWGSSGEEQQEEMRPEGNVSLLGVSSTLRAVVRIKQKYQALKKRRQAMTLLASGQLLGAPARTSPKIFTFDTSASAMSSQPLRKKRKKRTVLFPNRRRKALVPTELSHARFCLYLLSAILFLQNNKLDVQFCPARVKEFCNRVERKRSRYEEIYEATECSAGAPSAGRGQAQDSRAHYHQLHDRILDNITCQTRTRFQEHERLMFLSLLDLQTFWEYQKTFLHAAFSILTQSHGKSPTDLLDFLQQKNRSESMGQLYTLVGLTVTTVSTASVELTFSAQNRIKTYARNTTGQTRLSALALMAIEKNFLMDLKRTCNLYHRVIEIFLRKERRMHFVYK, encoded by the exons CAGATGACATACGAGGAGTGGGGGTCGTCAGGGGAGGAGCAGCAGGAAGAGATGCGTCCTGAAGGCAACGTTAGCCTCTTGGGCGTGTCTTCCACCCTGCGTGCCGTCGTCCGCATCAAGCAAAAGTACCAGGCCCTTAAGAAACGGCGACAGGCAATGACACTCTTGGCGAGTGGGCAGCTCCTGGGGGCCCCGGCACGTACCAGCCCGAAGATCTTCACCTTCGACACCTCTGCCTCTGCCATGTCGTCGCAGCCGCTGAGGAAGAAGCGTAAGAAGAGGACAGTGCTCTTCCCCAATCGGAGGCGAAAAGCACTTGTGCCGACCGAGCTGAGTCATGCCCGCTTTTGTCTCTACCTGCTTAGCGCCATACTCTTTCTTCAG aacaacaaactggatgtacagttttgtcctgcaagagtaaaggagttttgtaaCAGAGTTGAGCGcaagaggagccgatatgaggaaatctacgaggccactgaatgcagtgcgggtgctccaagcgcaggaagaggtcaagcgcaagattctcgcgcgcactaccaccaactccacgacaggattctggacaatattacttgccagacgcggaccagatttcaagaacacgaaagactgatgtttctctccctcctcgacctgCAGACGttttgggaataccagaaaactttcctacatgcagccttctccatcttaacgcagagccacg gaaaatctcccactgatctacttgacttccttcagcagaaaaatcggagtgagagcatggggcagctgtacacattagtgggtttgacagtgaccaccgtgtccactgcttctgttgAACTGACATTTTCGGCCcaaaacagaatcaaaacttatgccagaaatacaacaggacagactcgactgtcagcattagctttgatggcgatagaaaagaacttcttgatggacctgaaacgcacgtgtaatctgtaccacagagtaattgaaatcttcttgagaaaagaaaggagaatgcattttgtgtataaataa
- the tor4aa gene encoding torsin-4A isoform X1 — protein MVQEQMTYEEWGSSGEEQQEEMRPEGNVSLLGVSSTLRAVVRIKQKYQALKKRRQAMTLLASGQLLGAPARTSPKIFTFDTSASAMSSQPLRKKRKKRTVLFPNRRRKALVPTELSHARFCLYLLSAILFLQVYNAIENLDDHVIRYDLDGLEKTLRREVFGQHGAVEALLWHLRDFLSTYVHNRPLALSLHGPSGVGKSHLGRLLTGHFRSVLGEPLVLQYFALHQCPPEDADATGCARRLVSAVAHAAELGNKEEKIPLFVLDEAEQMRPEVLDALLELVDSPPANHFLNTVFVLLGDLGHELIAEQVLRNTSVGQPADAAPALRRHLESHHPLWARLHLLPLGLLEKRDVVRCFMDEMSREGFYPNREHVERLVAEIHYYPAMGGREYSVTGCKQVVAKVNLL, from the exons CAGATGACATACGAGGAGTGGGGGTCGTCAGGGGAGGAGCAGCAGGAAGAGATGCGTCCTGAAGGCAACGTTAGCCTCTTGGGCGTGTCTTCCACCCTGCGTGCCGTCGTCCGCATCAAGCAAAAGTACCAGGCCCTTAAGAAACGGCGACAGGCAATGACACTCTTGGCGAGTGGGCAGCTCCTGGGGGCCCCGGCACGTACCAGCCCGAAGATCTTCACCTTCGACACCTCTGCCTCTGCCATGTCGTCGCAGCCGCTGAGGAAGAAGCGTAAGAAGAGGACAGTGCTCTTCCCCAATCGGAGGCGAAAAGCACTTGTGCCGACCGAGCTGAGTCATGCCCGCTTTTGTCTCTACCTGCTTAGCGCCATACTCTTTCTTCAG GTGTACAACGCCATCGAGAATCTGGACGACCATGTGATCCGCTACGACCTGGATGGTCTGGAGAAGACTCTGCGCAGGGAGGTCTTCGGCCAGCATGGGGCAGTGGAGGCGCTGCTTTGGCACCTGAGGGACTTCCTCTCCACCTACGTGCACAACAGGCCGCTGGCGCTGTCGCTGCACGGGCCTAGCGGTGTGGGCAAAAGCCACTTGGGCCGCCTGCTGACTGGACACTTTCGCTCGGTGTTGGGCGAGCCGCTGGTTCTGCAGTACTTTGCGTTGCACCAATGCCCCCCAGAAGACGCCGACGCCACTGGCTGCGCCCGCCGACTTGTCTCAGCCGTTGCCCATGCGGCAGAGCTAGGTAATAAGGAGGAAAAGATCCCGCTCTTTGTGCTTGACGAGGCCGAGCAGATGCGTCCGGAGGTTCTGGACGCCCTGTTGGAGCTGGTGGACTCGCCGCCGGCTAACCACTTCCTCAACACAGTCTTTGTGCTTCTGGGGGATCTGGGCCATGAGCTTATCGCCGAGCAAGTGCTGCGCAACACCTCAGTAGGGCAGCCGGCCGACGCAGCGCCTGCGCTTAGGCGCCACCTGGAGAGCCACCACCCACTCTGGGCCCGGCTCCACTTGCTGCCTCTGGGACTCCTCGAGAAAAGGGACGTTGTCCGCTGTTTTATGGATGAGATGAGCCGGGAGGGCTTCTACCCGAACCGTGAACACGTGGAGCGACTGGTAGCCGAGATCCATTACTATCCTGCCATGGGGGGGAGGGAGTATTCTGTCACTGGTTGTAAGCAGGTGGTGGCCAAGGTCAATTTGCTCTGA
- the tor4aa gene encoding torsin-4A isoform X2, producing the protein MTYEEWGSSGEEQQEEMRPEGNVSLLGVSSTLRAVVRIKQKYQALKKRRQAMTLLASGQLLGAPARTSPKIFTFDTSASAMSSQPLRKKRKKRTVLFPNRRRKALVPTELSHARFCLYLLSAILFLQVYNAIENLDDHVIRYDLDGLEKTLRREVFGQHGAVEALLWHLRDFLSTYVHNRPLALSLHGPSGVGKSHLGRLLTGHFRSVLGEPLVLQYFALHQCPPEDADATGCARRLVSAVAHAAELGNKEEKIPLFVLDEAEQMRPEVLDALLELVDSPPANHFLNTVFVLLGDLGHELIAEQVLRNTSVGQPADAAPALRRHLESHHPLWARLHLLPLGLLEKRDVVRCFMDEMSREGFYPNREHVERLVAEIHYYPAMGGREYSVTGCKQVVAKVNLL; encoded by the exons ATGACATACGAGGAGTGGGGGTCGTCAGGGGAGGAGCAGCAGGAAGAGATGCGTCCTGAAGGCAACGTTAGCCTCTTGGGCGTGTCTTCCACCCTGCGTGCCGTCGTCCGCATCAAGCAAAAGTACCAGGCCCTTAAGAAACGGCGACAGGCAATGACACTCTTGGCGAGTGGGCAGCTCCTGGGGGCCCCGGCACGTACCAGCCCGAAGATCTTCACCTTCGACACCTCTGCCTCTGCCATGTCGTCGCAGCCGCTGAGGAAGAAGCGTAAGAAGAGGACAGTGCTCTTCCCCAATCGGAGGCGAAAAGCACTTGTGCCGACCGAGCTGAGTCATGCCCGCTTTTGTCTCTACCTGCTTAGCGCCATACTCTTTCTTCAG GTGTACAACGCCATCGAGAATCTGGACGACCATGTGATCCGCTACGACCTGGATGGTCTGGAGAAGACTCTGCGCAGGGAGGTCTTCGGCCAGCATGGGGCAGTGGAGGCGCTGCTTTGGCACCTGAGGGACTTCCTCTCCACCTACGTGCACAACAGGCCGCTGGCGCTGTCGCTGCACGGGCCTAGCGGTGTGGGCAAAAGCCACTTGGGCCGCCTGCTGACTGGACACTTTCGCTCGGTGTTGGGCGAGCCGCTGGTTCTGCAGTACTTTGCGTTGCACCAATGCCCCCCAGAAGACGCCGACGCCACTGGCTGCGCCCGCCGACTTGTCTCAGCCGTTGCCCATGCGGCAGAGCTAGGTAATAAGGAGGAAAAGATCCCGCTCTTTGTGCTTGACGAGGCCGAGCAGATGCGTCCGGAGGTTCTGGACGCCCTGTTGGAGCTGGTGGACTCGCCGCCGGCTAACCACTTCCTCAACACAGTCTTTGTGCTTCTGGGGGATCTGGGCCATGAGCTTATCGCCGAGCAAGTGCTGCGCAACACCTCAGTAGGGCAGCCGGCCGACGCAGCGCCTGCGCTTAGGCGCCACCTGGAGAGCCACCACCCACTCTGGGCCCGGCTCCACTTGCTGCCTCTGGGACTCCTCGAGAAAAGGGACGTTGTCCGCTGTTTTATGGATGAGATGAGCCGGGAGGGCTTCTACCCGAACCGTGAACACGTGGAGCGACTGGTAGCCGAGATCCATTACTATCCTGCCATGGGGGGGAGGGAGTATTCTGTCACTGGTTGTAAGCAGGTGGTGGCCAAGGTCAATTTGCTCTGA